The proteins below come from a single Pirellulales bacterium genomic window:
- a CDS encoding thiamine phosphate synthase yields the protein MPDSIHLPPVDVLRIVDAEANRAGEGLRVVEDYVRFVLDDRHLTEQVKQLRHDLEAALRPMAMADRLAARESLADVGADISTRSESDRTDAASVAAASFKRTQQALRALEEYTKLVDTTAARQVESLRYRFYTLERAAVIAADAIARLADARLYVLVDGQSTEAEFVRLIETLVAAGVDAIQLRDKRLVDRELLNRARQLRALTSGSSTLFVMNDRPDLAALSRADGVHVGQDDSSVKNARSIVGTKMLIGVSTHSIEQARKAVLDGANYIGIGPAFPSGTKSFDEFVGAALLGQVAVEIRLPTFAIGGITRENLPQVLAAGIDRVAVSGAVVKAADITAGVRSFQTLLGR from the coding sequence ATGCCGGATTCAATCCATCTGCCGCCCGTTGACGTGTTGCGGATCGTCGATGCCGAGGCGAATCGTGCCGGCGAAGGCTTGCGCGTGGTCGAAGACTACGTGCGGTTCGTGCTCGACGACCGGCATTTGACCGAACAGGTCAAGCAATTGCGACACGATTTGGAGGCGGCGCTGCGGCCAATGGCAATGGCCGACCGGCTGGCCGCACGCGAATCGCTGGCCGATGTGGGTGCGGACATTTCGACCCGTTCCGAATCGGATCGCACCGATGCCGCGTCGGTTGCCGCCGCTAGTTTCAAACGCACACAACAGGCTCTGCGGGCACTGGAAGAGTACACCAAACTGGTCGATACAACCGCGGCGCGACAGGTCGAATCACTGCGCTATCGTTTTTATACGCTCGAACGGGCCGCCGTCATTGCCGCCGATGCGATCGCGCGACTGGCCGATGCTCGACTGTACGTATTGGTCGATGGCCAGTCGACGGAAGCCGAATTCGTCAGGCTGATCGAAACACTCGTCGCCGCGGGCGTGGATGCAATTCAACTGCGCGACAAGCGACTTGTCGATCGCGAGCTACTGAACCGCGCGCGTCAATTGCGCGCTTTGACCAGTGGATCAAGCACACTGTTTGTCATGAACGACCGACCCGATCTGGCCGCGCTTTCGCGTGCCGATGGCGTTCACGTCGGGCAGGATGATTCGAGCGTGAAGAACGCGCGATCGATCGTCGGCACAAAAATGCTGATCGGCGTTTCGACGCACTCGATCGAGCAGGCGCGGAAAGCAGTGCTCGATGGCGCGAATTATATTGGCATCGGACCGGCATTTCCTTCGGGCACCAAATCGTTCGATGAGTTCGTTGGCGCAGCGTTGCTCGGCCAAGTGGCTGTGGAAATCCGCCTGCCGACATTTGCCATCGGCGGAATCACGCGGGAGAATCTGCCCCAAGTGCTTGCCGCTGGGATCGATCGCGTGGCGGTGAGCGGCGCCGTCGTCAAAGCGGCCGATATAACCGCAGGCGTACGAAGTTTTCAAACCTTGCTTGGCCGCTAG
- a CDS encoding molybdenum cofactor biosynthesis protein MoaE — MSFDHLISSPIDIAALLDRVQSPAAGAVVLFLGTTREVTDGRATKSLDYEAYSEMAERKLAELETEARCRWSVIECCVIHRLGHLLPGEASVAVAVSTAHRDEAFAAGRWLIDAIKQEVPIWKCENWADGAMEWVHPIPPH, encoded by the coding sequence ATGTCGTTTGACCACCTAATATCTTCGCCCATCGATATCGCCGCTTTGCTCGACCGCGTACAATCGCCGGCCGCCGGGGCGGTCGTGCTGTTTCTCGGCACGACGCGAGAGGTGACCGATGGGCGAGCCACTAAATCGCTCGATTATGAGGCCTATTCCGAAATGGCCGAGCGGAAACTTGCCGAGTTGGAAACTGAAGCCCGCTGCCGCTGGTCTGTGATAGAATGTTGTGTGATCCATCGGCTCGGCCATCTGCTACCGGGAGAAGCGAGCGTCGCAGTTGCCGTTAGCACTGCCCATCGCGACGAAGCGTTCGCCGCCGGACGCTGGCTGATCGATGCGATTAAGCAAGAAGTCCCGATTTGGAAATGTGAAAACTGGGCGGATGGAGCCATGGAGTGGGTCCACCCAATTCCGCCCCACTGA
- the lpxA gene encoding acyl-ACP--UDP-N-acetylglucosamine O-acyltransferase, producing the protein MASHISQHAIVDPQAEIGDDVQIGPFCVVGPDAKIGRGTRLENNVTLMGRVTLGEENHLFPGVVIGAHPQDVSYRGTDTQVAIGDHNIFRESVTVNRATEKEDGVTRIGSYNFFMACSHVAHDCQLGNHIIMANATLLGGHVHIHDHATLSGGIGVHHFTTIGRYSFVAGLARVIHDVPPFMLCEGHPARPRCINVVALKRRNFSSATIQCLSETHRLLYRAKVGLDHAREILRSNDKLVPAVNELLDFIQTQQEGKHGRSRERRRAA; encoded by the coding sequence ATGGCCTCTCACATTTCTCAACATGCCATCGTCGATCCGCAGGCCGAAATCGGCGACGATGTGCAAATCGGTCCGTTCTGCGTTGTCGGGCCAGACGCGAAGATCGGTCGCGGCACGCGGCTGGAAAATAATGTGACGCTGATGGGCCGCGTCACGCTCGGTGAAGAGAATCATCTGTTTCCCGGCGTGGTCATTGGAGCGCATCCTCAAGATGTCAGCTACCGCGGCACGGATACACAAGTTGCCATTGGCGACCACAACATCTTTCGCGAAAGCGTCACGGTGAACCGCGCCACCGAAAAGGAAGACGGGGTCACCCGCATCGGCAGCTACAACTTTTTCATGGCCTGCAGTCATGTGGCACACGATTGCCAACTCGGCAATCACATCATCATGGCCAATGCGACCCTGCTCGGGGGTCACGTTCACATTCACGACCATGCCACGCTCAGCGGCGGCATCGGCGTACACCACTTTACGACCATTGGCCGATATTCGTTCGTGGCCGGATTGGCCCGCGTGATTCACGATGTCCCGCCGTTTATGCTTTGCGAAGGGCATCCTGCCCGCCCCCGATGCATCAACGTTGTGGCCTTGAAGCGGCGAAACTTCTCGTCCGCGACCATTCAATGCCTTTCCGAAACCCACCGCTTGCTGTACCGCGCCAAAGTCGGACTCGACCATGCGCGCGAGATCCTACGTAGCAACGACAAGCTCGTGCCGGCCGTCAATGAGTTGCTAGACTTCATTCAGACTCAACAAGAAGGCAAGCACGGCCGTTCGCGCGAACGACGCCGCGCGGCGTAA
- the moaA gene encoding GTP 3',8-cyclase MoaA, with amino-acid sequence MLIDSFGRVHNNLRISVTDRCNIRCFYCMPAENVRFKPRRELLTFEEILRFVRAAAKLGIDRLRLTGGEPLLRHELPKLVERLAAVPGIRDIALTTNGILLEKQAADLKAAGLHRLNISLDALSEEVFEQISRRQGLRRVLNGIAAAQRAGFRKIRLNAVSIRGITESEIVPLAEFARQHGLELRFIEYMPLDAEQHWEHDQVLGGEEVRGIIERDVGPLELLPVEDTSQPATDFRYIDGGGRIGFINPVTQPFCGNCNRLRLTAEGQVRNCLFSTIEWDARAILRDSAISPATADERLGKLIAACVGAKKLGHGIDTPNFIRPERSMYQIGG; translated from the coding sequence GTGCTAATCGACTCCTTTGGTCGCGTGCATAACAATTTGCGGATCAGCGTCACCGATCGCTGCAACATCCGTTGTTTTTATTGCATGCCGGCGGAAAATGTGCGATTCAAGCCGCGACGTGAGCTACTCACGTTTGAGGAGATTTTGCGTTTCGTGCGGGCGGCGGCAAAGCTGGGTATCGACAGATTGCGGTTGACCGGCGGAGAACCACTGCTGCGTCACGAATTGCCGAAGCTCGTCGAGCGTCTGGCTGCGGTACCGGGCATTCGCGATATTGCGCTGACGACCAACGGCATTCTACTCGAGAAGCAGGCGGCCGACCTCAAGGCGGCTGGACTGCATCGGCTGAACATCAGCCTCGATGCGCTGTCCGAGGAAGTTTTCGAACAGATTTCCCGCCGCCAAGGACTGCGGCGAGTTCTCAATGGCATCGCGGCCGCGCAGCGGGCTGGTTTTCGAAAGATTCGCCTCAATGCCGTCTCGATTCGCGGCATTACCGAGAGCGAAATCGTGCCGCTGGCCGAATTTGCTCGCCAGCACGGTCTCGAACTTCGGTTTATCGAATACATGCCGCTCGATGCCGAGCAACATTGGGAGCACGATCAAGTTCTCGGCGGCGAAGAAGTGCGGGGGATCATCGAACGCGACGTCGGCCCGCTCGAACTGCTTCCCGTCGAAGACACCAGTCAGCCTGCGACGGACTTTCGCTACATCGACGGCGGCGGCCGCATTGGTTTTATCAACCCGGTCACACAACCGTTCTGTGGCAATTGCAATCGCCTACGGCTGACGGCCGAAGGACAGGTTCGCAATTGCCTGTTTTCGACCATCGAGTGGGACGCTCGCGCGATCTTGCGTGACTCTGCCATCTCGCCGGCAACCGCCGACGAGCGGCTCGGCAAGCTGATCGCCGCCTGTGTCGGTGCCAAAAAGCTCGGCCACGGCATCGACACGCCCAATTTTATCCGGCCGGAACGATCGATGTATCAAATCGGCGGATAA
- a CDS encoding MoaD/ThiS family protein translates to MKIQVKLFAAARQWAGADSVELEMSDKPLVADLRRALTSRLPRLEQFGPQLRFAVDSEFADDDTPISAQTEVACIPPVSGG, encoded by the coding sequence ATGAAAATCCAAGTGAAACTGTTCGCCGCGGCGCGACAATGGGCGGGCGCCGACTCGGTTGAACTTGAGATGTCAGACAAGCCTTTGGTCGCCGATCTACGGCGCGCCTTGACAAGTCGACTGCCGCGGCTGGAACAATTCGGTCCGCAGTTGCGGTTTGCGGTGGATTCGGAATTTGCCGACGATGATACTCCGATTTCAGCGCAAACCGAGGTTGCCTGTATTCCGCCTGTCAGTGGTGGTTAG
- the lpxC gene encoding UDP-3-O-[3-hydroxymyristoyl] N-acetylglucosamine deacetylase: protein MTKTRVSCNQRNQRTLAGVAVVEGYGYWTGRDVKVEFRPAAPDTGVVFVRSDLTPTVQLPAAVEHRVEVPRRTVLRRGSASVEMVEHVLAALAGLQIDNCEVWVDRPELPGLDGSAKALVEALDTVGVVVQHATRSQLIVREITRLGDDESWIEVRPAQTDGLSVRYRVDYGADSSIGRQTLQVSITPETFRRDLAPARTFMLKEEAEWLQAQGFGKRAKLTDLLVFDADGPIENELRYRDECARHKILDLVGDFALAGCDVVGQVIAHRSGHRLNAEMVRVLLSEGEKVVGRRRAG from the coding sequence ATGACGAAAACCCGCGTGTCTTGCAATCAGCGAAATCAACGTACCCTTGCCGGCGTGGCTGTCGTCGAAGGCTATGGCTACTGGACCGGACGTGATGTGAAGGTGGAGTTCCGCCCGGCCGCGCCCGACACGGGCGTGGTCTTCGTTCGTAGCGATCTGACGCCGACTGTTCAGTTGCCAGCCGCGGTCGAGCATCGCGTTGAAGTGCCCCGGCGCACGGTGCTTCGTCGCGGCAGCGCCAGCGTGGAAATGGTCGAACACGTTTTAGCCGCGCTGGCAGGCTTGCAAATCGACAATTGCGAAGTCTGGGTGGATCGGCCGGAATTGCCCGGCCTCGATGGCTCGGCCAAAGCGCTCGTCGAAGCGCTCGATACCGTCGGCGTCGTCGTGCAGCATGCAACCCGCTCGCAACTCATCGTGCGAGAAATCACGCGACTAGGCGACGATGAAAGCTGGATCGAAGTCCGCCCCGCGCAGACCGATGGCCTGTCCGTGCGCTACCGCGTCGATTACGGGGCCGACAGCAGCATCGGCCGTCAGACGCTGCAAGTTTCCATCACCCCCGAGACGTTTCGCCGCGACCTGGCCCCAGCCCGCACGTTCATGTTGAAGGAAGAAGCTGAGTGGCTGCAAGCACAAGGCTTCGGCAAGCGAGCCAAACTGACCGATCTGCTGGTGTTCGACGCCGACGGGCCGATCGAAAACGAATTGCGATATCGCGACGAATGCGCGCGGCACAAAATCCTGGATCTCGTTGGCGATTTCGCCCTGGCCGGTTGCGATGTCGTCGGCCAAGTCATCGCTCACCGCAGCGGTCACCGGCTCAACGCGGAAATGGTTCGAGTTCTCTTGTCTGAAGGCGAGAAAGTTGTCGGCCGTCGTCGGGCGGGTTAA
- a CDS encoding Gfo/Idh/MocA family oxidoreductase, whose protein sequence is MSESLRLAVIGAGHLGRIHAKLATQVSGVELVGVVDPLPEARRLAEAECQAPVMADYHDLIGKIDAAVVATPTRFHHAVGESLLSQGIHCLVEKPLATSVAEADGMLAAAKKSGAIVQVGHIERFNPAWNQPAVAPLMREPKYIEASRCSGFTFRSTDIGVVLDLMIHDLDLALHFANSSVHSVQALGISVIGENEDVAQARVEFANGCVANLCASRISYKPLRQMQIWSERGSVSLDFATRAATVVRPVTELLHREFDLDDVGPESRAHLKDHLFEDLLPIERFEATAQNAILDELTDFADSIRQQREPRVTGQQGRAVLAVAEQVLESIAAHAWDGHPGGRVGGMAMPAAAILRGPHWLHQTNVEPPQRREAG, encoded by the coding sequence ATGTCTGAATCACTTCGCCTTGCAGTCATCGGTGCGGGCCATCTGGGCCGCATTCACGCCAAGCTGGCGACGCAGGTGTCCGGCGTCGAGTTGGTCGGCGTCGTCGATCCGCTCCCCGAAGCGCGGCGATTGGCCGAGGCCGAGTGCCAAGCGCCCGTGATGGCCGACTATCACGACCTGATCGGCAAGATCGATGCCGCCGTGGTCGCCACGCCGACGCGGTTTCATCATGCGGTCGGTGAGTCGCTGCTCTCGCAGGGCATTCACTGTCTGGTGGAAAAGCCACTGGCCACGTCCGTCGCGGAAGCCGATGGCATGCTTGCCGCGGCGAAGAAATCGGGCGCCATCGTGCAGGTCGGCCATATCGAGCGGTTCAATCCAGCGTGGAATCAGCCGGCCGTAGCGCCGCTGATGCGCGAGCCGAAGTATATCGAAGCCTCGCGGTGCAGCGGATTCACGTTTCGCTCGACCGATATTGGCGTGGTTCTCGATCTGATGATTCACGACCTCGATTTGGCGTTGCATTTTGCCAACTCGTCGGTGCATAGCGTGCAGGCGCTCGGTATTTCGGTGATTGGCGAAAACGAAGACGTGGCCCAGGCTCGGGTCGAATTTGCCAACGGTTGCGTTGCGAACCTGTGTGCTTCGAGAATCAGTTACAAGCCTCTGCGGCAGATGCAAATCTGGTCGGAGCGCGGATCCGTATCGCTCGATTTTGCCACCCGCGCAGCCACCGTGGTGCGACCGGTGACGGAATTGTTGCATCGCGAGTTCGATTTGGACGATGTCGGACCCGAATCGCGCGCTCATTTGAAAGACCACCTGTTTGAAGACCTGTTGCCCATCGAACGATTTGAAGCGACGGCGCAAAATGCAATCCTTGACGAACTGACCGATTTTGCCGACAGCATCCGCCAGCAACGCGAGCCACGAGTAACCGGGCAGCAAGGGCGAGCGGTATTGGCCGTCGCGGAACAGGTTTTGGAATCCATCGCCGCCCACGCCTGGGATGGCCATCCGGGAGGTCGCGTCGGCGGCATGGCCATGCCGGCCGCTGCGATTCTCCGCGGCCCGCACTGGTTGCATCAGACCAACGTCGAACCACCGCAGCGCCGCGAAGCGGGATGA
- the xylA gene encoding xylose isomerase has product MPAFPEIAKIKFEGPKSKNPLAFHWYDENEVVEGKKMKDHFRFSVAYWHTFRGTGSDPFGPGTMVRPWEGPTDNVENACIRARVAFEFIEKLGAPFYCFHDRDVAPEGATLAESNKNFDAVAKIFKEEQQRTGISLLWGTANLFSNRRYMHGAATSCNADAFAFAAAQVKKCLEVTKDLGGAGYTFWGGREGYQNLWNTNMKREIDHLARFMHMAVDYAKEIGFTGQFYFEPKPKEPTKHQYDFDSAACINFLRAYGLEKHVKMNIEANHATLAGHSMHHELEYAAMQGFLGSIDANYGDLLLGWDTDQFPTDIYLTTQIMLVLLQYGGFTSGGLNFDAKVRRESFEPVDLFHAHIGGMDAFARGLKIAAAVRADGTLDKLVKDRYASYDSGIGAEIEAGKANFKTLEKYMLDKGEITPNTSGRQEMIENLINTFI; this is encoded by the coding sequence ATGCCCGCATTTCCTGAAATTGCGAAGATCAAGTTCGAAGGCCCCAAGAGCAAAAATCCCCTTGCCTTCCATTGGTACGACGAAAACGAAGTCGTCGAAGGTAAGAAGATGAAGGACCACTTCCGCTTTAGCGTCGCCTATTGGCACACCTTTCGCGGCACAGGCAGCGACCCTTTTGGCCCGGGCACGATGGTCCGCCCCTGGGAAGGACCGACCGACAACGTCGAAAATGCCTGCATCCGCGCGCGAGTCGCCTTCGAATTCATCGAAAAACTCGGTGCGCCGTTCTACTGCTTTCACGATCGCGATGTCGCTCCCGAAGGCGCTACGCTCGCAGAGTCGAATAAAAACTTCGACGCGGTCGCTAAAATCTTCAAAGAAGAACAGCAGCGCACCGGTATTAGTCTGTTGTGGGGAACCGCGAATCTGTTCAGTAATCGGCGCTACATGCACGGCGCGGCCACGAGCTGCAACGCCGACGCCTTCGCCTTTGCGGCGGCGCAAGTAAAAAAATGCCTCGAAGTCACCAAAGACCTCGGTGGCGCTGGATACACGTTCTGGGGCGGCCGAGAAGGCTATCAAAACCTATGGAACACGAACATGAAGCGCGAGATCGATCACCTCGCCCGCTTCATGCACATGGCGGTCGATTACGCCAAGGAAATCGGCTTCACCGGTCAGTTCTATTTCGAGCCGAAGCCGAAAGAACCGACCAAGCATCAATACGACTTCGACAGTGCCGCCTGCATCAACTTCCTCCGCGCCTATGGCCTGGAAAAACATGTGAAGATGAACATCGAGGCCAATCATGCCACGCTGGCCGGCCACTCGATGCACCACGAGCTCGAATATGCCGCCATGCAAGGTTTTCTCGGCTCGATCGACGCCAACTACGGCGACTTGCTCCTCGGCTGGGACACCGACCAATTCCCGACCGACATCTACCTGACCACCCAAATCATGCTGGTCTTGCTTCAATACGGCGGCTTCACCAGCGGCGGCCTCAACTTCGATGCCAAAGTTCGCCGCGAAAGTTTCGAGCCGGTCGATCTGTTCCACGCCCACATCGGCGGCATGGACGCCTTCGCCCGCGGCCTGAAAATCGCCGCCGCCGTTCGCGCCGATGGCACGCTCGATAAGCTCGTCAAAGATCGCTACGCCTCCTACGACAGCGGCATCGGTGCCGAAATCGAAGCGGGCAAAGCCAACTTCAAAACGCTGGAAAAATATATGCTCGACAAGGGCGAAATCACCCCCAACACCAGCGGCAGGCAAGAGATGATTGAAAATTTGATTAACACGTTTATCTAA
- a CDS encoding DUF2007 domain-containing protein: protein MPDPNEVITIYKAKNPTAAYLIRNALQDAGIQCQVAEVNDPFPGLPLGEPDVMVRASDADRALAIIEQLDS, encoded by the coding sequence ATGCCCGACCCAAACGAAGTCATCACAATTTATAAGGCAAAGAACCCTACCGCGGCGTATCTCATTCGCAATGCCTTGCAAGATGCAGGCATTCAATGCCAGGTGGCCGAGGTGAACGATCCCTTCCCAGGCCTGCCCTTGGGCGAACCAGACGTAATGGTGCGCGCTTCCGACGCCGATCGCGCGCTTGCCATCATCGAGCAGCTAGATTCCTAG
- a CDS encoding OmpH family outer membrane protein — MPTIRFSTALAVAATLLTGYASNSFGQGQAPLGQSGPSSYGQPVSNAGTPAPHTAAPTPGGSGVNGIAVVDISYILKTYPKLKGQLDGMKSKVEVAEAAARAEAEEIRKMQEDLKKYPENGAEFKRGEEAVLRRQGELQVKISMQKRQFIEEEGRIFFSVSREIDDAVRSVASRYGINLVLRFSGVDSPDPNDRNQTLQGMNKIVVYYDSRMDITPFVLTELQRGGSGAITQGVSTPPVPRR; from the coding sequence GTGCCTACGATCCGCTTTTCGACCGCGTTGGCGGTCGCTGCAACGCTTCTGACCGGCTACGCTTCGAATTCATTTGGTCAAGGGCAAGCCCCCCTGGGACAATCCGGTCCCTCATCCTACGGGCAGCCGGTTTCCAACGCCGGTACCCCTGCACCGCACACCGCCGCACCGACCCCAGGCGGGTCGGGAGTGAATGGAATTGCTGTCGTAGACATCTCGTACATCTTGAAAACCTACCCGAAACTCAAGGGACAGCTAGATGGGATGAAGTCCAAAGTCGAAGTCGCCGAAGCCGCGGCGCGAGCGGAGGCCGAGGAAATTCGCAAGATGCAGGAGGACCTGAAAAAATATCCGGAAAACGGCGCTGAGTTCAAGCGGGGCGAAGAGGCCGTGCTCCGACGACAAGGCGAGTTGCAGGTGAAAATCAGCATGCAAAAGCGACAATTCATCGAGGAAGAAGGCAGAATCTTCTTCTCGGTATCTCGCGAGATCGACGATGCCGTGCGGTCCGTCGCCTCACGATATGGAATCAATTTGGTGCTGCGGTTCAGTGGTGTCGATTCTCCCGATCCGAACGACCGAAACCAAACGTTGCAGGGCATGAACAAGATCGTCGTCTACTACGACTCGCGGATGGACATTACCCCGTTTGTGCTGACCGAGTTACAGCGCGGCGGCAGTGGCGCCATTACTCAAGGCGTCAGCACGCCGCCGGTTCCACGACGATAG
- a CDS encoding EVE domain-containing protein, producing MKSEPACFSIDDLANSPRQTTCWSGVRNYQARNFMREMQKGDRVLFYHSSTLPPAVVGVAVVVKEAYPDHTAWDQRDDHFDPKASPENQIWQMVDIKLDKIFPRAVSIGELRSVKQLKSMELLRRGSRLSVQSVTSEEFQTIVRLSHSIVDKSRN from the coding sequence ATGAAATCGGAACCAGCGTGCTTTTCGATCGACGATTTAGCCAACAGCCCCAGGCAGACAACGTGTTGGTCTGGCGTGCGCAACTATCAGGCCCGCAACTTCATGCGCGAGATGCAAAAGGGAGACAGAGTGCTGTTCTATCACTCGAGCACACTGCCGCCGGCAGTGGTCGGCGTGGCCGTCGTCGTGAAAGAGGCATACCCCGATCACACCGCCTGGGACCAAAGAGACGACCATTTCGATCCCAAAGCTTCGCCGGAAAATCAGATTTGGCAGATGGTTGATATCAAGCTCGACAAAATATTTCCCCGCGCTGTGTCGATCGGCGAGCTGCGCAGCGTGAAGCAATTGAAATCCATGGAACTGCTCCGGCGCGGCTCGCGGCTGTCGGTGCAAAGCGTGACATCGGAAGAATTCCAGACGATTGTGCGATTGTCGCATTCAATCGTTGACAAATCGAGGAACTAA